In Spiroplasma chinense, a single window of DNA contains:
- a CDS encoding RsmE family RNA methyltransferase, translated as MHSFFVSRKNDNTFLIEESDFHHIKNVIKLNVGEQIYCIFDQEKYLCEIKDFFDNECLAEIIEIVKEDIKNITIDLYVGIIREQKWDFVLQKATELGVTNIYPVQFSRNVVKIEEKKESNKIERWTSICKDAAKQSKRNSIPNIKPIIRNVSKIDSNSQINLVAWEEVKEEPLKALLEAEFNSISIVIGPEGGIDSKEVDILLKKGFKKVGLGNNILRAETASLYLISAIKYQKDI; from the coding sequence ATGCATAGTTTTTTTGTTAGTAGAAAAAATGATAATACTTTTTTAATTGAAGAAAGTGACTTTCATCACATAAAAAATGTTATAAAACTAAATGTTGGAGAACAAATTTATTGTATTTTTGATCAGGAAAAATACTTATGTGAAATTAAAGATTTTTTTGATAATGAATGTTTAGCTGAAATAATTGAAATAGTAAAAGAAGATATTAAAAATATAACAATAGATCTTTATGTGGGAATTATCAGAGAACAAAAATGAGATTTTGTTTTACAAAAGGCTACAGAACTTGGGGTTACAAATATTTATCCAGTTCAATTTTCTAGAAATGTTGTTAAAATTGAAGAAAAAAAAGAAAGTAATAAAATTGAAAGATGAACTTCAATTTGTAAAGATGCTGCAAAGCAATCAAAAAGAAATAGCATCCCAAACATAAAACCTATAATAAGAAATGTAAGCAAAATTGATTCAAACTCACAAATAAATCTAGTTGCTTGAGAAGAGGTTAAAGAAGAACCTTTAAAAGCACTTTTAGAAGCCGAATTTAACTCGATAAGCATAGTAATTGGACCAGAAGGGGGTATTGACTCAAAAGAGGTGGATATTCTTCTTAAAAAAGGTTTTAAAAAGGTTGGACTAGGAAATAATATTTTAAGAGCAGAAACTGCAAGTTTATATTTGATAAGTGCAATTAAATATCAAAAAGATATTTAA
- the rpsO gene encoding 30S ribosomal protein S15, with protein sequence MVSKRQKTEIIGTFGSNANDTGKAEVQIALLTTNIANLTEHLAIHKKDITSRRSLLKKVAQRRHLLNFLLKKDVERYKAIIEKLGIRK encoded by the coding sequence ATGGTTTCAAAAAGACAAAAAACTGAAATTATTGGTACATTTGGATCAAATGCAAATGATACTGGTAAAGCAGAAGTGCAAATTGCATTATTAACAACTAACATTGCTAACTTAACAGAACACTTAGCAATTCACAAAAAAGACATTACTTCAAGAAGAAGTTTATTAAAAAAAGTTGCTCAAAGAAGACACTTACTAAACTTTTTACTTAAAAAAGATGTTGAAAGATATAAAGCAATTATTGAAAAATTAGGAATTAGAAAATAA
- the miaA gene encoding tRNA (adenosine(37)-N6)-dimethylallyltransferase MiaA has product MKKLVVIVGPTASGKTDLSIKIAKEFDGECINADSTQIFQGTDIATNKVTKEEMKGVKHHLLSTMKVNESYSVAQFQKEAREIIETIKEQNKLPIVVGGTGLYINALVMNYNFPTNTHTEGYITQFDDLSNEQLWEKLNQIDRRAAKIIHPNNRYRVIRALEIIELNGLNKSDIIKDNKTYFYDDLIIIGINPQRELLHNRINQRVLKLTDKGLFSEIEKAWLDNKKNEKAQALRCIGGPEIISYLKGEVDYETTISLMQRNNRRYARRQITWFKNQFEDVKWFTHDYDNFDKMCEDVLLYLKQVL; this is encoded by the coding sequence ATGAAAAAACTGGTTGTAATTGTGGGTCCAACAGCATCTGGAAAGACAGATCTTTCAATTAAAATAGCCAAAGAATTTGATGGAGAATGCATTAATGCAGATTCTACACAAATTTTTCAAGGTACAGATATTGCTACAAATAAAGTTACCAAGGAAGAAATGAAAGGGGTAAAACATCATTTACTTTCAACTATGAAAGTAAATGAAAGTTACTCTGTAGCTCAGTTTCAAAAAGAAGCTAGAGAAATAATTGAAACAATCAAAGAACAAAATAAATTACCAATAGTTGTTGGAGGAACTGGTTTATATATTAACGCCTTAGTTATGAATTATAATTTCCCAACAAACACTCATACAGAAGGATATATTACACAATTTGATGATCTTTCAAATGAACAACTTTGAGAAAAACTTAACCAAATTGACAGAAGAGCTGCTAAGATTATTCACCCAAATAATCGTTATAGAGTAATTCGTGCTTTGGAAATTATTGAATTAAATGGTTTAAATAAAAGTGATATAATAAAAGACAACAAGACTTACTTTTATGATGATTTAATCATCATAGGTATAAATCCCCAAAGAGAACTACTTCATAACAGAATAAATCAAAGAGTTTTGAAGTTAACTGACAAAGGATTATTTTCTGAAATTGAAAAAGCTTGATTAGATAACAAAAAAAATGAAAAGGCCCAGGCTTTAAGATGCATTGGGGGGCCTGAAATTATTTCTTACTTAAAGGGAGAAGTTGATTACGAAACAACTATTAGTTTAATGCAAAGAAATAATCGAAGATATGCTAGAAGACAAATAACTTGGTTTAAAAATCAATTTGAAGATGTAAAATGATTTACACATGATTATGACAATTTTGACAAAATGTGTGAAGATGTATTATTATATTTAAAACAAGTTTTATAA
- the truB gene encoding tRNA pseudouridine(55) synthase TruB yields MENKSGIFLVNKPQGITSNDLIQKIKRKFNVKKIGHAGTLDPLATGLMVVLVNQATKVSNYLLSSDKTYVVEMQLFKETDSGDITGEVTNEQEFEKINKKDVTELVEKYNGYMYEQYPPIYSAVKVKGKKLYEYARKNEEVEIKSRTVTIKSCELVDFNQKKGTVKLKVLCSKGTYIRSLVKDFAKDLNTIATVATLDRVSSGNFDVSQAKNIEEIEWDDLISMYDGLMQNEHTLVEYHNVKDIMQGKAINLNTKNVPVVFVIDDKKTVLAIYKWVAHDLYTCQRGLWDEKNMENLTEAEREI; encoded by the coding sequence ATGGAAAATAAATCAGGAATTTTTTTAGTTAATAAGCCCCAAGGGATAACATCAAATGATTTAATTCAAAAAATTAAACGTAAGTTTAATGTTAAGAAAATTGGTCATGCAGGAACCCTTGATCCTTTAGCAACAGGTTTAATGGTAGTTTTAGTTAATCAAGCAACTAAAGTATCAAATTACTTGTTAAGTAGTGATAAAACATATGTTGTAGAAATGCAACTTTTCAAAGAAACAGACAGTGGTGACATTACTGGAGAAGTTACAAACGAACAAGAATTTGAAAAAATTAACAAAAAGGATGTTACAGAATTGGTAGAAAAATATAATGGATATATGTATGAACAATATCCACCAATTTATTCTGCTGTAAAAGTAAAGGGTAAAAAACTTTATGAATATGCAAGAAAAAATGAAGAGGTAGAAATTAAATCAAGAACAGTAACTATTAAAAGTTGTGAACTTGTTGATTTCAACCAAAAAAAAGGTACAGTAAAATTAAAAGTTCTTTGTAGTAAAGGAACTTACATTAGAAGTCTTGTAAAAGACTTTGCAAAAGACTTAAATACAATTGCAACAGTTGCTACTTTAGACAGAGTGTCATCAGGCAATTTTGATGTTAGTCAAGCTAAAAACATAGAAGAAATAGAATGAGATGATCTAATCTCTATGTATGATGGTTTAATGCAAAATGAACATACCTTAGTTGAATACCACAATGTAAAAGATATTATGCAAGGAAAAGCAATTAACTTAAATACCAAAAATGTGCCAGTTGTATTTGTGATTGATGACAAAAAAACAGTTTTAGCTATTTACAAGTGAGTAGCACACGATCTTTATACATGTCAAAGAGGACTTTGAGATGAAAAGAATATGGAAAATTTAACAGAAGCCGAAAGGGAAATTTAA